The Methanomassiliicoccales archaeon genome window below encodes:
- a CDS encoding flavodoxin domain-containing protein, with protein MKGIVVYDSVHGNTKQVAEAIAEQIRSEGHQVELKALREGSVGAVLGDFMFIGSPTRAGRMTKEAKEFVESLDVDY; from the coding sequence TTGAAGGGGATCGTTGTCTACGATAGCGTGCACGGGAACACCAAGCAAGTGGCCGAGGCCATAGCCGAGCAGATCAGATCTGAAGGTCACCAAGTCGAGCTGAAAGCCCTAAGGGAAGGAAGCGTAGGAGCGGTCTTGGGGGACTTCATGTTCATAGGCTCGCCCACCAGGGCAGGTCGCATGACCAAGGAGGCCAAGGAGTTCGTAGAGAGCCTGGATGTTGATTACTAG
- a CDS encoding DsrE family protein → MAKVAIVVNGGEPKNVYPPFVLGTSALAVGDEVIMFFAPAGGMWCKKGELEKITGKGMPPMTDLIGKFKTLGGKLYLCELALEARDLKREDVRTDTEIIGATEFMSKASHCTVTFAF, encoded by the coding sequence ATGGCGAAAGTAGCAATTGTAGTCAACGGAGGAGAACCGAAGAACGTCTATCCGCCTTTCGTTCTAGGAACGAGTGCACTGGCGGTCGGGGACGAAGTGATTATGTTCTTCGCCCCCGCAGGCGGAATGTGGTGCAAGAAGGGCGAACTGGAGAAGATCACCGGCAAGGGCATGCCCCCCATGACGGACCTGATCGGAAAGTTCAAGACGCTGGGCGGCAAGCTCTACCTGTGCGAGCTGGCGCTCGAGGCCCGCGACCTCAAGAGAGAGGACGTCAGGACCGACACCGAGATCATCGGCGCCACCGAGTTCATGTCAAAGGCCAGTCACTGCACCGTGACCTTCGCGTTCTGA
- a CDS encoding sulfurtransferase TusA family protein — MRITATYMLDTLGKKCPQPILEVVIKAKELKPGDILEVLSDCHSFPRDVKAWAEMTKRVLLFCNDEGGKFRAQIQL; from the coding sequence GTGAGAATCACGGCGACCTACATGCTTGATACGCTGGGGAAGAAGTGCCCGCAGCCCATTCTGGAAGTGGTGATCAAGGCCAAGGAATTGAAGCCGGGGGACATATTGGAGGTCCTATCGGACTGCCACTCCTTCCCCCGGGACGTGAAGGCCTGGGCCGAGATGACCAAGCGGGTGCTGCTCTTCTGCAACGACGAGGGAGGCAAGTTCAGAGCTCAGATCCAATTATAA
- a CDS encoding hydrogenase iron-sulfur subunit — MATFEPRIVGFLCNWCAYAGADQAGASRLSVPASFTPIRVMCSSRLDPVLILTAFLRGADGVLIAGCHPGDCHYDTGNFYTRRRQALLKDILSELDLEEERLQLHWVSASEGKRFAEIVNRFDARVRELGPTPLKEKVSV, encoded by the coding sequence ATGGCAACGTTCGAACCGAGAATAGTGGGATTTCTCTGCAATTGGTGCGCGTACGCTGGCGCGGACCAGGCCGGAGCCAGCCGGCTTAGCGTACCGGCATCCTTCACCCCGATCCGAGTAATGTGCTCCAGCCGCCTCGACCCGGTGCTCATCCTGACGGCGTTCCTGCGCGGCGCGGACGGGGTGCTAATCGCCGGCTGCCACCCGGGCGATTGCCACTACGACACCGGCAATTTCTACACCAGGAGGAGGCAGGCGCTGCTGAAGGACATACTGAGCGAGCTGGACCTGGAAGAGGAACGCCTGCAGCTCCACTGGGTCTCGGCGTCGGAGGGCAAGAGGTTCGCCGAGATCGTGAACCGCTTCGATGCGCGCGTCCGGGAGCTCGGGCCAACCCCCCTAAAGGAAAAGGTGAGCGTGTGA